Genomic segment of Perca flavescens isolate YP-PL-M2 chromosome 7, PFLA_1.0, whole genome shotgun sequence:
TGTCTGACAGCAGTAGTCAATTTTTTGAGATTACGGTTTCTcatccccttcctgtccagtgaaaaccacgtatctccagatgtgttgatgttgaagggttgtgataaactgaaggatgaagaGTTCATAAAGAGCACGACCtcaaacatctacagcagtaaaatacAACATACACATGAATGCAGCTGGAATATGAATCCAGAAACATCCAATAGAAGAGAGGGAACACTTCACTTTGATACTTTTGAATttcattttgctgataatacttggaagtaaaaaaaagttattttgaatgcagtattCATATAGAGTATTGTGTTAGTTACTTTTCCTTTTGTGCGTTTTCCTGCAGGTGAACATAGCAGGAACCTTTAATGTGATCCGCCTGGCTGTGGGTGCGATGGGGAAGAACGAGCCTGACGCTGATGGACACCGAGGCTGCATCATCAACACGGCCAGCGTGGCTGCCTTTGATGGGCAGGTCATTtgaaacacacacgcaaacataaaaaataaataaataaataactaatttGTTGCGCCGTTTATTCGATTTTCCAATtttaatttatagtatcaaatcataacaagagttatctcaagacactttacagatggagtaggtctagaccacactctataatttacaaagacccatcaattccagtaattcccccaagagcaagcagtggcgaggaaaaactccctttttagggagaaacctcggacagactcGGGCTTTTTGGTGGGCGGGCGTCTgccggtgccggttgggggtgtgatgaacagtagcaataatagtcacaacaAATATAAGGCTTTATCAacttattcttttcttttttgctctccctttttccccccaggtTGGCCAAGCAGCATATTCGGCTTCTAAAGGTGGCATCGTTGGAATGACCCTCCCCATCGCACGAGACCTGGCACCCATGGGCATCCGAGTCATCACCATAGCACCCGGTCAGTGTACTCTACATACTTAAAGAGTGTAAACATTACACAACGTTGtcattagtgctgtcagttaaacgtgcTATTAACAGcgttaacacaaacacattttaacggcgtacattttgtgtgcgattaattgcgagttaactatgacattaatgcgattaatcgcaaattCAATATttagtttgacagcactagttttcatacttcaggtttttgtacggattaaaccAACAAGATGTAAAGTGTGAATTTGTGAGCTTCAGAGAAGCCGGTAggcagatttattttattttttttttaccttttgacAGAGCCGGGGCTAGTTGTTTCTCACTGTttttagtctttatgctaagctaagcggcTGCTGAagagcttcatatttaccgtacagacatgagagtggtcgCGATCTTCTCGCCTAAATTCTCGGGCCCAAACTCGAATATGGGTTTCCCAAAATGTAACTaaccctttttttaaaaacaaggtATGAAtatttactttcacttttaaaaaGAGCTCAGTGATTTTCCTGAAACAGCTGGGGCACTGTACTTTTTTAAGAAATGTTATTCCAACAGGAGGAAATGGTGCATTCGTTGGGAACTGTTTTCAGCTGTAAAGTAATCCACATTCGGTGCGCTAGTGAACAGCACACTGTATGTGGGATTAAGTCAAAAATAAACTCCGCTGTGTGTTcatggtagggctgggcaacatATCAGTGCATATTTTCACTTTTCACGTGTTTTCTTTTCCAACAATTGTGGCCTTCTATCCCTGTTTCCCATGTTCAATCATATGATCGGAGTTATCTTAAGAATGGAAAGAGACATTTCCTTGGTGGCTAaatctccccctccccctccaggTCTGTTCTCCACTCCCCTACTGGCTGGTCTCCCAGAGAAGGTGCGCTCCTTCCTTGCCCGCCAGGTGCCCTTCCCTTCGCGCCTGGGAGACCCTGCTGAGTTTGCCCACCTGGTGACCGCGCTGGCTGAGAACCCCATGATTAATGGAGAGGTGATCAGACTGGACGGAGCCATTCGCATGCAACCCTGAGATGGACAGccggtgtctgtctgtctgtctgtctgtctgtctgtctgtctgtctgtctgtctgtctgcgggGCCACAAAAACAAGGCATTGATCACCACCTTCCTCAAATTAAGAACACTTTTATGTCTGAGTATGCGTGTGCCTGGCTACCTGGTGTAGTTTTGTTGTAGAAAGCTGCATACGGTAAACATAAACTGTGATGGATCAGAAACACCATTTATCAagtttgtgtgagagaaagtgtGTAAAAAATGTCTGTACATCATTCAGAGCATTGCAGTACTTTATGAACTCCACCTTGGTTGTTTTGTAAACTAATCCAGATTATAATAAACCTCCGATGGGTTTGATGATCTATTTCAGAAAGTGTAGAAATGTTATTGGCATACAGGGTCTTTCAAATCCTCCTGATCGCACAACTAATgtgacatttttgtattttaaaaaggtcataaaCTGTTGTGTATGCACAGCTGAGGGTAAGAAAGGCTAAGATGTTGTGTGTAGGACTGTGACGATAACCGCATCACCGCAATACCAGAGGTGACGTGCCACTACTgcggtgattttttttttttttactttttgctcGTGGAAGTTACAGGAGTTAACGGATATCGTGTGATATGAAATATAATCAAAGCAATAATCATTGTGTAGTCCTCCTCATCGACTGTCTTCTATCCTACATTCAAGAGTTTATGGagagaatttattttttaaagcaacaccaacaCCTTTTGTACCTTCAAATAATGTCTCCAAAATgatttcagtggttcatcaactcgtaacagggtgaacggcactccTGTGTTCACTTTGCGGCCCTCTGTCGGttataaccgcactatgcaagtttgccagatcaggtagcggatctgtagttcgaatgagaacggtaaaggacaattccgcttccaaccttctttttttttttttttttttttttttttttttttgtaggatTTTGAGCGTAACAGATACATATTACACCTCATCCATGAAGTGAAACTAATACAAAGAGTGATTCTATGAACCAAGGTACTAAGAAAGAGGTGCAAAGGTCATACGTGTTCCTATGATACAAGACACATGGTTCGgtgtattttaatattcataGTGGGCTTAACAGTAATAGAATATTCTGATATATGATATTAAGTGACCGGACGTCCGAGATCAAAACTGGGAACATAATCCCCGAAAAGGGGAGAAAAACAAGGACATTTTCCAGTTTGACTATCAATCTGATGGAAAAATCCTAATGTGACTTCAGAAACAAATTAGGGACagaggtagttttttttttttcttctgtatttAGCCAGGGACAGGCAATCGGAAACGGGAACTGTCCCCTGAAACCTGGGACGTCTGGTCATCGTATGATATGTGATGTAGGCTATGATAGGTATTTTGCAAAGCACACACTAAAAATATGATAGAAAAGCAGAAACAGATAGTGGCAGTAAAGTCAGATATTTTAATAAGTTGAACAAACAATAtatgattatattatattagagTCTACTTGAAGCTTTTtatatttgtctctctctgtctcacacacacagacacacacactgttctaCCACGCTATTCTGCATCCATCTCCCAGCCCTTGACATTTAGCAGCCCCcttcccaacacacacacacgggttacacaatattgacaaaatgtgatattgcgatatcgatatgaatttcgatatttttcaacatacgtaaaattacaaaatagattcataacaaattaaaccaagttttcttacaacaaaaggtttatttcaactgactgacatattggactggtacaacatgaataaataaataaggaccatgtctacagaacaggacatgttttaccgggtgtacagtataaaataaatatataaaagagaacaggacatgttctacttgttgtacagtataaaataaatatataaataaagagaaaaggacatgttctacttgttgtacagtataaaataaatatataaataaagagaacaggacatgttctactggttgttacaGTTGTGGCAAGCGTCCATCATTACAAATACTTTCTCGCCAGTCACCGGATGCGAGAAATTGGTTTGAAGCGGCTCTCGTGGGTTTCCCTTCAGCTCACACCCAAGTTGGTTGCATATGCTGACATCGGAGGCATGCCCATCCATTGTAACACATACCACCCGAATGCCCCGTGCATGCAACTCCTCCAAAGCATGACTGAGAAGGACCCTGAGAGAGACTTGGTCAGGAAGTAAGCAATGGGAGCCTTCCAATGTCCTTGTAGGCCAACCACCATGAACACAAGAGCCTCAGTAGCAGCATCAGTCTCACTGATTCCATCACCCATGTCTACAAAACCAGACGTTGACTGGGTATCTGCATTATATTGCACATGTTTTCTGATGGACATGGCATCCAACATGTGTGAAACACATCCATATTCAGCCTGATCTACCTGGCATCTTCTCTCCAGCATATCCGGCACGGTGGTTCAGTGGTTAGcgcttctgcctcacagcaagaaggttctgggtttgagtCCAGGTAGTTCCGGGCCTGTGCTGAGTTcgcatgttctccctgtgtttgtgtgggtttcctccaggtgctctggtttcttcccaccataaagacatgcatactaggactacagGATGTTGCTGCAAATGTGAActtgttctcaatcaacttacctggttaaattaaaaaatcttATTCAGGCCAAGGTTGGCAGCCACCTGTAAAAAAATTGAGAAGAAGCTATTTGTTTGCATCAGTAATTCCAAAAATTCGGACAACATTAAGCCTAGCTTTGTAATGTATGTGGATGTGTGGGAGGGGAAAATGTTGAGTCTCTCTGAGGTATTTTTATGCCTTTGGACCATGTAGATGGAGCGTGAGCGCAAACTCTCTGTAATCCTTTGTGTACTCATGACCCTGCTTTGCCATGAGGTCTATCTGAAGATCTGAAATGTTATGATTTCAAATGAATAAGTCCCCTTCAGATAATAACTAAGGAGTTTAAAGAGAGTAAGAATAACATGTACATGAATTTCAAAGTGCTAATTTTGTCTTACCGGAGTAGAATTCAAGCTTCTCTTGGAGCTCTTCATTAATGAGGTTCTTTTCCCTCAAATCCCCCCAAAAAGACTCTTCACTGTGGTCCCTGCCCTCTTTTCTCTGGCCATGGCATTCTTCTTCTCTCGCTCCAGACTTTCCACTCTTGCCAAGGCCTCTTTGAGTCTGGTCTTAAGAGCAGTAGGAGATGAAGGCAAGGCATAGCCATGATCCTAGTAGAAAGAGGGATGAACATGGTTTGAGTAATGTTTCACTTCACAAACATGGCTTGGCTATGACCCACATTCTTTCTTATAGGCATCACCTGTCAAAGCCACTGccggcactgtgtgtgtgtgtgtgtgtgccaagaATGCATGTTCAATGTGTCTTcaattgtgtgtgtatgggtttatttgtgagtgtgtttaaTGAGTGGCAGCAAAAAAGTGAGATTTTAATATGTCCAGGAACATTATGATGCGATGTTAAAAGAGAAATATTCACATCATTAGGCTGAGGTTGGGAATCCTGAGAGGCCACGGACAGGCTTTCTTCAGCTCTTCTGGAGGTAGACGTAGCCCTGCCCTTTTCCAACTAAAATGAAGAAGCATAAtaaacataatacaatataaaagGGATAAGCATCTCACCCTGCCCTGTGATtgataatataatatttacatttatgaaTGCTAAGAGCCTGATGATACACCTACTCTTTGGAGGTGAACCGGGAAGCTGAAGACGGATGGAATAACACAATCTCGGAGTCGAACAATCTGACCCGACCTATCAAAATCGCCTTCCTTGAAATGGTGACAGCAAAGCACTAATGAACAAGTGGCAGTAAATCCTTCTCTCCTCAAAGCCACTTCCCACTTCTTCCTCACATCTTTGTTCTTGGGAAACCTGAAAACCTTCTGAAAATTCACAAAGGAGGTcaagtttattttcttccttCACATTTCTTAGAATCTTTCTTCAACAAAACTCCTATTTTGATGCATATCTGTTGACAATGAACCAAAGTTGCTGAAATTGTGAATAAACTTGTTTGCAAACCGTTCTACAGTCAGATGTTCTGTTGCCTTTATTTTATGTAAGTGGGGTGGGTATGAGACATGAGAGGTATCTTACTTTTGTTAGGGTGAATTACATGTGAATAATATGGGCAAGCAGTTTGGAAATTGTAGTGAGCTAAGCTACCAACTACCACCCAGTCACATGTAGCAAGCTAAGTAACCCAAAAACAGCAGTAGCTAGTTCACTACATAGGAAGCTACTGTTAAGAaatctctaaaagacgtgttcgttcaatttctgaggaggaaggagaggctggggtcgaattgaaagttaagcaaaaggtttaatgaataacatgatgaaaacgacaagacaaaaacaaaatgatacactgcagctgacagcggaccgAAATGACATGCCTCCTCTTCAGGAATTACGTCAATCAGTCACgagacatgacaaaacaaatacactgtaaacagcggacctCAACATGCTTCCCCTTGTGGGGTCACAGTTGAAGTCATGAGACATTCCCCGGATAACACATTTATTCCCTAAACCTGGGTGgttcctcaaatgaaatcttctcctattggtcagatgtctctcaaacGAAAAGGTGTACGTTCCCAATCAATCCAACTATATGAATACACattctttgttctaatcacgtctagctcaacaggggatggctctcaaagttgtttaaacaataagtcttcTAGAGCTTTTACATTCATGCTAAATAACAGCGATGActtaattaattctttagaagcttgagtaggtgtgagccagaccaatgctGATTAGACTTAATCAGTATTGAAACATTCCTTCACTCAGTCACACAgcagtttacatttttaagttacattttttaccTAAAagtatattgtactaaaattgaaaacatggttttaacttttttatcttCAACACTACTTTAAGTTGCGCTAATTTCACATGACAACAAAAGTGTagctaatatataatataacaagcTTTGTTCAGATtggcccgttttcagcagcagtttcaaattgtgagatttgcagaggaaaggggtgtcaatgggatttagaggttctatgtatgtcctatttacccaccaaactgtcgttattcaactatgacagggtaaaatcagttttgcattctatcaccccttttagGCACCCTGCCATTCTCGCTCTAACTTATGCTACTCTCGTAAGGGGGTTAAGGTTAACCGCCATACCGCGGTGATATGCTGCTCCGTCACCAcggtaaaaaaaacactataccGTCACAGCCCTAGTTGTGAGCAAAAATAGATGATTTAATATTCCACAGTGCTGACCTAACAAATCTAACAGATTTTCATGAATGaagtttaatttataaatgctgcacatttcaaatgtgtttattgTTGGAATAGAAGGCACAACACACTACAAAGAGCTTCAATTCAAACCCAGTGCCAAACAGAGAACCGCCCATTTTACGACCAAAGGAGAAGCCGGTTCCCAGCACCCTTGCCTCTACACCTGTCAGACCAGCTGTAGCTTTCAGCGGACCAGCAGCGGCTGAAGCACTGGCCAGTTCTGCTCTGGCAAAGGCTCCGGCACTGAGAGTGGCTGCAGAGGCTCCGACTCCTGCGCTGACGTTGGGCCCTTTGGCCTGAGCCTCAAAAAACCAGGGTTTGGGTCAAAACAACTATTtcatacatactgtaactacTGGAAGCAGATAAGTATATGACATAGTGACGCATGTTAGTACAGAAATTAGTTTATAAGTTTACTTAAAAATAActttgacttttgtttttacacggggtcaaagtcctgtgtttgttgacccatccatccTTAAAGGGACTTTATCGCTCTTTGTAATTCGTCGCCTTACTTACTCTTTTGCGCCTGTCTCTACTAATACGGCCACTAGAGGTCGCCGCATTACAAACGCCAGTATGGGTCGTAATAAGCTCCGCCTCCTGGCTCACAATTGGGTTATCTACGGATTATAGCTCTCTAccaggggtgtcggactgggggtggaAGGGACTGACTACCCAGGGCCCTCGTGAAGAGGGACCAAAAAGATGCTACAATGAATAGcagtggatgcggggaggggcccatagagaatgcctttctgtGTGTCCCTGTACCGTCAGCCCTAGTTGTGAGCAAAAATAGATGATTTAATATTCCACAGTGCTGACCTAACAAATCTAACAGATTTTCATAAATGaagtttaatttataaatgCTGCACATTTCAAATGCTTTTATTGTTGGAATAGAAGGcacaaaacacattcacaaaGAGCTTCATTTGGCTGCAGTCTACCATAAGTTAACTTCAAACCCAGTGCCAGACCAAAGGAGAAGCCTTTACCTCTGCACCTGTCAGACCGACACTGACGCCGGTGTCTATTGCCAGACCGACTGTAGCTTTCAGTGGACCAGCAGAAGCTGAAGCACTGGCCACTTATGCTTTGGCAAAGGCTCTGGCACTGAGAGAGGCAGCAGAGGCTCCGACTCCTGCGCTGGCATTGGGCCCTTTGGCCTGAGCCTCAAAAATGCTCTATTCAGCACGAGCAAGGCCCACTCCTGCACCAGCGCACAGTCCTGCCTTGGGAATACGCTTCCCAGGTTTATCCTCTAAACCATCTGCATATACCCCGGCATCTGCGTAGGTACCAACAGCAGTAGATGAACCAGGCCGGTCAATGGTGTCAATCATCTCCACTAACCCGGCTGTTCCAACAGAAACTTCTGCACTTCCTTTCACAACTGCATGGGCTGCAAATAAAGAGATACTACATTTAATCTCAAAGAGGACTAAACATCAATGTTACCAAAATGTTACTATGCATCAACGTATTCCAATGAATTTACGGTTGCTGTTTTAAAGTGGTTCATGCTGTTGATGCATTTATCAAGTgtaagttaaggtgcatatgttcttaactttacaataagtctatcaAAGAGCATTCATAACTGTTTAGTTATGGTTTAGTAATGCTTATTCCGTATTGTTATACATTAAtaattagttaaggtgcatatgttctcaactttacaataagtctaccaaagagcattaataactgtttagttatggtttagtaaggcttgttcagtattgttatacattaattaagtgttatttaaggtgcatatgttctctactttacaataagtctaccaaatgAGCATTACTAACTGTTAAGTTATGGTTTAGTAAGGCTTGTTCAGTATTGTTATacattaagtgttagttaaggtgcatatattctctactttacaataagtctaccaaagagcattaataaaagtatggtttagtaaggcttattcagtattgttatacattaattaagtgttatttaaggtgtgtatgttctctactttacaataagtctaccaaagagcattaatgaCTGTTTACTGATGGTTTAGTAAGGCTTGTTCAGTattgttaaatatttaattgtcagttaaggtgcatatgttctctactttacaataagtctaccaagagcattaataactgtttagttATGGTTTAGTAAGGCTTGTTCAGTATTGTTAAATACTAAaataagtgttagttaaggtgcatatgttctcaactttacaataagtctaccaaagagaaTTAATAACCATTTAAGTATGGTTTaataaggcttattcagtattgttatacattaattaagtgttatttaaggtgtgtatgttctctactttacaataagtctaccaaagagcattaataactgtttagttatggtttagtaaggcgtattcagtattgttaaatatttaattaagtgttagttaaggtgcatatgttctctactttacaataagtctaccatagagcattaataactgtttactGATGGTTTAGTAAGGCTTGTTCAGTATAATTGtcagttaaggtgcatatgttctctactttacaataagtctaccagagcattaataactgtttagttATGGTTTAGTAAGGCTTGTTCAGTATTGTTAAATActaaattaagtgttagttaaggtgcatatgttctcaactttacaataagtctaccaaagagaaTTAATAACCGTTTAAGTATGGTTTaataaggcttattcagtattgttatacattaattaagtgttatttaaggtgtgtatgttctctactttacaataagtctaccaaagagcattaataactgtttagttatggtttagtaaggcgtattcagtattgttaaatatttaattaagtgttagttaaggtgcatatgttctctactttacaataagtctaccatagagcattaataactgtttactTATTGTTTAGTAAGGCTTGTTCAGTATAATTGtcagttaaggtgcatatgttctctactttacaataagtctaccaaagagcattaataactgtttagttatggtttagtaaggcgtattcagtattgttaaatacttaattaagtgttagttaaggtgcatatgttctctactttacaataagtctaccatagagcattaataactgtttactGATGGTTTAGTAAGGCTTGTTCAGTATAATTGtcagttaaggtgcatatgttctctactttacaataagtctaccagagcattaataactgtttagttATGGTTTAGTAAGGCTTGTTCAGTATTGTTAAATActaaattaagtgttagttaaggtgcatatgttctcaactttacaataagtctaccaaagagaaTAAATAACCGTTTAAGTATGGTTTaataaggcttattcagtattgttatacaTGAATTGTTatttaaggtgcatatgttctctactttacaaaaagtctaccaaagagcattaataactgtttagtgATGGTGtagtaaggcttattcagtattgttacacattggttaagtgttagttaaggtgcatatgttctctactttacaataagtctaccaaagagcattaacaactgtttagttatggtttagtaaggcttattcagtattgttacacattaattaaatgACCATTTAAGGTTAAGTAATGCTTATATAGCATGCACAATAATTTATGTAGGTTGGGATTTAAATTAATGTCTACATGAAGACAAAGGAAGAAGCAAACCTCTGCCTGGAGACTATGGAGTCTTTTCCCTGATCTCACCCTCTATCAAAAGTAAGTCATATGTTGGAGGATGGGCAAATATAGTGGACAAAGGTATGTGGACAATCATAACccgtaaataaacaataaaaaaagttttctcaTAATGACATGGCTTGGCCGTAAACCTTAAGACATACATGCTATCAAACATTTTCATCAACCACCTGGTAATATATTAGGAAAATACCTTCATCAACATCAACTAAGGGCTTACTTAGACACTTTAGTTAGCTTTTATTTCCAGTTTAGGCTTTTTAGTAAATTACctaatgttaaaatatacacatattaattaacagttagtcaaggcttgTTACTGCATTCACaaatggtaaaatagacaccttagttaactgtgattaaaagtTAGTCGAGGCTTGTTACTGCATTAGCTAATagtaaaatagacaccttagttaactgttatAAACAGTTAGTCAATGCTTGttactgcattaactaatggttaaatatacacatttaactgttattaacagttagtcaaggcttaTTATTGCATTTACTAATGATATAATAGACACCTTAATTAACTGTGATTAACAGTTAAGGCAtcaactaatggtaaataatgcatcaattaatacCTTAGTTAACATGAGCATTGTTAACAAATGTTTATTAGACAATTTATTCAACCCTTAATAACGGTTAGTTAATGcttattaatgcattaactaatgctaattaatgtacccttattgtaaagtgttaccaaataaataaagggaacaggacacaacttttcttttgcttttctgatttgttccatttttttgtctctatctatttcttcacttacactgtcactctgtcgaaatgtgcacacacgtggtacgctacatagggtttgtcacgtagtggaccggTGCGCTGACGTGTACTATgtaacatgtgcaagtggcacggtaactggccaatgaaacatgattATCATAGCGTTtcaagtggcacggtaactgtccaatgaaacatgatcattatagcgtttcaagcgggctcttAATTGAACACAACTAACCAACGGACGGGACAAAGCACTCCAcgatataaacaaaatatttatacTTATCGTgacactttcgatataatattgcgcaacgtaatataacgatattgagtcgatatatcatgcacccctagtACACAGTAACTATGAACAGTGAATGAAAACATCCCACACCACTAGGAAAGGTTTAAGTACAATTGgaagaatgaaaaaaatgacattttaaagtaacattttaaGAGTGAGCTTGTTATATAGGCTATTCAAGAATTTTGttacaaaaaatataattttatgaTGAGGTACATTGTCAGATACAAAGCATTTACCAACAAACAGTACAAGTCTATTTATAGGATTGGCCACTGCAGCATGATGttgggttgcgtttctccaaaagttagATCTGTTCTGTGGAACCCAACGCCAAAAcgcactacccccattcaaaatgaatagGAAGACCTGTGTTTTTGCCGGGCCATCTGAGGACGGCAGCAGTGTTTGTCAACGCAGCCTGACCTAATAGCcctgttttgtcacttttttttgtcagtgtcATCCGGGTCTTCctattcattatatatatatatatatatatatatatatatatatatatatatatatatatatatatatatatatatatactatttcTTTGAGATGACGTTTGCCTACCTGGGTTCTGTCGTATATACTTAAGActctgaaagaaaaagaagaaatgtcGGCAGCAGATTAGAACTAGAATTTTTCCTGTGGTAACTGCCTCAAATGGAATAAAAGCAATGATGGTAGTGTAGATATTCTGTATAGATCTATAGCAAATTACAGGTATGATATATAGAAATATTTGTTCATCAATGGTCAACCAGCACAATTGTGTTAATGGTCAGATTAAATGCATGTGAGTAAGATTTCCTTATTCTGAACTGAAttagaaaaagtaaaaagaaagta
This window contains:
- the hsd17b10 gene encoding 3-hydroxyacyl-CoA dehydrogenase type-2, giving the protein MANIRCVKGMVGLVTGGASGLGRATVERLVQNGASAVILDLPSSDGPALAASLGDRCAFAPADVTSEADVQSAVSLAREKFGKLDLAVNCAGIAVAVKTYNFKKDLPHSLEDFQRVINVNIAGTFNVIRLAVGAMGKNEPDADGHRGCIINTASVAAFDGQVGQAAYSASKGGIVGMTLPIARDLAPMGIRVITIAPGLFSTPLLAGLPEKVRSFLARQVPFPSRLGDPAEFAHLVTALAENPMINGEVIRLDGAIRMQP
- the LOC114558226 gene encoding THAP domain-containing protein 6-like, with the protein product MYTQPSPCSCERKCRSFCWNSRKVFRFPKNKDVRKKWEVALRREGFTATCSLVLCCHHFKEGDFDRSGQIVRLRDCVIPSVFSFPVHLQRLEKGRATSTSRRAEESLSVASQDSQPQPNDDHGYALPSSPTALKTRLKEALARVESLEREKKNAMAREKRAGTTVKSLFGGI